From Neorickettsia helminthoeca str. Oregon, one genomic window encodes:
- a CDS encoding YbaB/EbfC family nucleoid-associated protein has translation MKNISVVVQMDLQGMLKGMQKKMSDIQEKKNAARYSGEAGGGLVKVTVDGNLDLQEIKIDNSLEGEEMSMIADLIIAAYNNAKEVANEDDQFSEDNLLKNFPLPFNMKKPPF, from the coding sequence TTGAAAAATATATCTGTGGTAGTTCAAATGGATCTTCAGGGGATGCTTAAGGGTATGCAGAAAAAAATGAGCGATATACAAGAAAAGAAAAATGCTGCTCGATATTCAGGGGAAGCTGGTGGTGGATTAGTAAAGGTTACAGTCGATGGAAATTTAGATTTGCAAGAAATCAAGATAGATAATAGCTTGGAAGGCGAAGAAATGAGCATGATCGCTGATTTGATAATAGCGGCATACAATAACGCTAAGGAGGTCGCTAATGAAGATGATCAGTTTTCCGAAGATAACCTCCTGAAGAATTTTCCTCTTCCGTTTAACATGAAGAAACCACCATTCTAG
- a CDS encoding helix-turn-helix domain-containing protein: MHCPKCSSTKFIKSGTVNAKQRYKCLECKCQFTKSEKQGAQLRLKMHAVQLFLSGVSMNSVAKLFDLSPPTIMRWVNQLKELMKDDFPTEFSQSSEKSTLEMIYSTLESSTDVVLTHMSEELLCITLKKIPKMDEE, translated from the coding sequence GTGCATTGCCCAAAGTGTAGTAGTACAAAGTTCATTAAAAGTGGTACCGTCAACGCTAAACAGCGATATAAATGCCTGGAATGCAAGTGCCAGTTTACTAAAAGCGAGAAGCAAGGTGCTCAACTTCGTCTAAAAATGCATGCTGTTCAGCTTTTCCTATCTGGTGTATCTATGAACTCAGTAGCAAAATTGTTTGATCTTTCTCCACCAACAATAATGCGATGGGTCAACCAGCTCAAGGAATTAATGAAGGATGATTTTCCGACAGAATTTTCCCAGTCGTCTGAGAAAAGCACATTGGAAATGATATATTCCACACTGGAAAGTAGTACAGATGTCGTACTCACACATATGAGTGAGGAACTACTATGCATAACACTGAAAAAGATTCCGAAAATGGATGAAGAATAA
- the metK gene encoding methionine adenosyltransferase — protein sequence MRFGFRYFTSEAVLPGHPDKIADQISDLILDMYLKKDPCSRTAIEVMVSHKKIIIAGEVYGPRISNAEIEEEVRLFLKHLGYPSYLLDWGSVEIVNLLHEQSSEIATGVRSSAKHGAGDQGIMFGYATDETPVGMPAPLYYARRILQAVVQERLFGPDGKSQVTIEYDHYGNPIGVSNVVVSVQHPESVTLKDLRERILEKIVAVLPSAWNLDPDNIFINPAGSFTKGGPISDCGLTGRKIVVDTYGGMLPNGGGAFSGKDSTKVDRSAAYLARYIAKNIVFSGLAHQCGVQLCYAIGIDRPLTLQVATYGTARCKEGDLLSRIEVNIDSSPRGISELLHLTKPIYLKTASRGHFGNQYDPEDLSFKWEDLDLAPLLSSEIKVLSKVAY from the coding sequence ATGCGTTTTGGATTTAGATATTTTACTAGCGAGGCTGTGCTTCCAGGACATCCTGATAAAATTGCTGACCAGATCTCTGATTTAATTCTGGATATGTATCTCAAAAAAGATCCATGCTCAAGAACAGCTATAGAGGTCATGGTGAGTCACAAGAAAATTATTATTGCCGGGGAAGTATATGGCCCAAGAATCAGTAACGCAGAAATAGAAGAGGAAGTGCGTTTATTTTTGAAGCATTTAGGTTATCCGAGCTATCTGTTGGACTGGGGGTCAGTGGAGATAGTAAACTTACTTCATGAACAGTCATCTGAGATTGCTACGGGTGTTCGGAGTTCTGCTAAGCATGGGGCAGGGGATCAAGGTATCATGTTTGGCTATGCAACCGATGAGACACCAGTTGGGATGCCTGCACCTCTGTATTACGCAAGGAGAATATTACAAGCTGTTGTTCAAGAGCGTTTATTTGGCCCAGATGGCAAGAGTCAGGTCACTATTGAGTACGATCATTACGGAAATCCTATAGGTGTTTCGAACGTCGTTGTTTCTGTTCAGCACCCTGAAAGTGTTACTCTCAAAGATCTTCGAGAGAGGATTCTTGAGAAAATAGTTGCTGTCTTGCCGAGTGCGTGGAATCTAGATCCTGATAACATCTTTATTAATCCGGCCGGTTCCTTTACTAAGGGTGGACCGATCAGTGATTGTGGTCTCACCGGAAGGAAAATAGTTGTCGATACTTATGGCGGCATGCTCCCGAATGGAGGTGGTGCGTTCTCTGGAAAGGATTCAACAAAAGTCGATCGATCAGCTGCTTACCTGGCCCGGTATATAGCTAAGAACATTGTATTTTCAGGTTTGGCACATCAATGTGGTGTGCAGCTATGTTATGCTATCGGCATCGATAGACCTTTAACACTTCAGGTAGCTACTTATGGCACAGCTCGATGTAAAGAAGGAGATCTTCTTTCACGTATCGAGGTCAATATAGATTCCTCACCGCGTGGAATAAGTGAACTTCTTCATTTAACTAAACCAATATACCTCAAGACAGCTTCCAGAGGGCATTTTGGAAATCAATATGATCCAGAAGATCTATCTTTCAAATGGGAGGATCTTGATCTAGCGCCCCTCTTATCGAGCGAAATTAAAGTATTGTCAAAAGTTGCGTATTGA
- the folP gene encoding dihydropteroate synthase, which translates to MKIIGVLNITPDSFFDGGKFLEKDAAIAHTLSMIQDGADVIDIGAESTKPDGVSISQREEIKRLDGVLQEVIALCRKHNVLTSIDSYNPETVRFALDSGINLINPQKNVEKMAEILMEKGRNDIPIVLMHSVTIPVEIDADLPDDIDVVETLKAWFTEKLTILESIGISREKIIIDPGLGFGKTTDQCNTIIKSIDSFKSFSLPIMLGHSNKRFVRRIESQCENVRFTLPISAILFAKKIDYIRVHEVRGHRLLLSHFFEQ; encoded by the coding sequence ATGAAAATCATAGGAGTGCTAAATATTACTCCAGATTCTTTTTTCGATGGTGGTAAGTTTCTTGAGAAAGATGCTGCAATAGCGCACACTCTTTCGATGATCCAGGATGGTGCAGACGTAATAGATATAGGCGCTGAATCAACTAAGCCAGATGGGGTTTCCATCTCACAGAGAGAAGAAATAAAACGACTGGATGGAGTTCTTCAAGAGGTCATTGCATTATGCAGGAAACATAATGTTCTTACCTCGATTGATAGCTATAATCCAGAAACGGTAAGATTCGCCTTGGATAGTGGAATAAACCTCATCAACCCACAAAAGAACGTCGAAAAGATGGCAGAAATTCTCATGGAAAAAGGTAGAAATGATATTCCGATAGTACTCATGCATTCAGTGACTATTCCTGTAGAGATAGATGCGGATCTTCCTGATGATATAGACGTAGTAGAGACACTCAAAGCATGGTTCACAGAAAAGCTTACAATACTCGAATCCATAGGTATATCAAGAGAAAAGATCATCATTGATCCAGGTCTCGGTTTTGGGAAAACTACTGATCAGTGCAACACGATTATAAAAAGTATAGATAGCTTTAAATCTTTTTCTCTACCTATAATGCTTGGTCACTCGAACAAGAGGTTCGTAAGAAGGATAGAAAGCCAATGTGAAAATGTAAGATTCACTCTACCCATATCTGCAATACTGTTCGCAAAGAAAATCGATTACATCAGGGTCCACGAAGTCAGGGGCCATAGATTACTGCTTTCACACTTCTTCGAGCAATGA
- the folK gene encoding 2-amino-4-hydroxy-6-hydroxymethyldihydropteridine diphosphokinase — MDLRKIVILGLGSNIGNTRKNIIEARNKIPMKDKILSPIIKTKALLTKNAPSAWDIDYLNAIVIGKPLFTPLETLQRVKKIEKQMKRIKIGKYSPRTIDIDILFWGDKLITERYLTAPHREVLKRFFTLKPIASVCPLLIHPTAGITLKQAFSNYCRRNKIAS, encoded by the coding sequence ATGGACCTGAGAAAAATTGTGATACTCGGACTCGGATCAAATATAGGTAACACGAGAAAAAACATCATCGAAGCGAGAAATAAGATTCCTATGAAAGATAAGATTCTCTCTCCAATTATCAAAACAAAAGCGCTACTCACGAAAAACGCCCCAAGCGCATGGGACATAGATTATCTAAACGCTATCGTTATCGGGAAACCATTATTTACTCCGCTAGAAACGCTACAGCGGGTAAAAAAAATAGAGAAACAGATGAAAAGGATAAAAATTGGTAAATATTCCCCACGAACAATCGATATAGATATTCTATTCTGGGGTGACAAGTTGATCACGGAAAGGTATCTTACAGCCCCACACAGAGAAGTACTAAAGAGATTTTTTACGTTGAAACCAATCGCATCAGTATGTCCACTCTTAATTCATCCTACTGCTGGTATTACTTTGAAACAGGCGTTCTCAAATTACTGCAGGAGAAATAAAATAGCTTCATGA